The nucleotide sequence GATCAATTTTGTTAATACAGATGATGGAGTGAATGTTACCTTTTTCCGAACTGATCAGGAAGCGGTCGATCAGCGAGGGCTTGAGCGGTGGATCGTCGGCTGAGACCACAATTACCGCCTGGTCGATGTTGCTGACGAGGATGTGTTCACGGCGTTTACTGCCTCGCGAAAGGTAGGAGCGGCGGGGTTCGACGCGTTCAATCACTGCCTGGTGCTCATCCCCTTCAGGGCGAATCAGCACATGATCGCCCGCGACGACAGCATTACGGTCATCGCGGGACATGGTTCTGACGAGCCGCCGGATGGTACATTCGTAGCGGCTGCCATCTTCCACCTGTACGACCGAGTTCAAGCCCTGCGAACGAATCACCCGGCCTGGAATGCAGTTCTGCTCATCAATGTCGATGACGATCTCGGTGCCATCTTCGGTCTCATGCTCGACCCCCATGACGGTGCGATGGCGGGTGAGATCTCCTTTACCCGTCAGTCGCTCGCTGGTATCCCTGTACTGTGAATCGACCTGCTCGTCCATCTGGTGGCTGGCGAGTTTATTCTTCCGAACCTTTTTCTGCCGGTTCTTTTTGAACGCAACCCGGATTTTTTTCCCTTTTTTCTTAGCCACTACAGTTCTGGTTCCATCGCCTGCTGATCATAATTCATGCGGAATCGTCCTGCTCATCATCCCCAT is from Gimesia maris and encodes:
- the rsgA gene encoding ribosome small subunit-dependent GTPase A, with product MAKKKGKKIRVAFKKNRQKKVRKNKLASHQMDEQVDSQYRDTSERLTGKGDLTRHRTVMGVEHETEDGTEIVIDIDEQNCIPGRVIRSQGLNSVVQVEDGSRYECTIRRLVRTMSRDDRNAVVAGDHVLIRPEGDEHQAVIERVEPRRSYLSRGSKRREHILVSNIDQAVIVVSADDPPLKPSLIDRFLISSEKGNIHSIICINKIDLVDPVAFQPLIGVYAQMGYDIVLTSVVDGTGIPRLRSLLKGKQSVFSGQSGVGKSSLLNQVDERLSLETAEISQENRKGRHTTRSALLLEIASGGWVVDTPGIRQLELWDVIPEEVEGFFRDFIPFVTQCRFPDCSHTHEADCGVKRAVAHDFISRQRYQSYLKIIAGDEPRPVYHQ